Part of the Mya arenaria isolate MELC-2E11 chromosome 8, ASM2691426v1 genome, TGTCTGGTCGGTGAACCAAAGCACCGGCACCTGCATGCAAGCGTACTTACACATAGACACGTTTAACACATTTACAGCACGGCGTTACCTAACttatgcaaataaataagaacTAATTGGAATGCAGTCCCAGCACCACGAGTAAGACAATTGAGCCGAAGTTCCTTTACCCGCAGTTTGGGAGAGCAGACCTTGTATAATAAGTATTGGTTAGAAATCTGGCTAAATTCAGTTTAAACGATTTGTTATTCGCCTGCCGCCAGAATTTTACGCCCACACGACTTAAaaggacaaaaaaaaagaaaaaaaagaaaagaaaagagtACATGTTCATAgtttaaagctttaaaacacTGTTGTGTCTGCATTGTTCCAACAAAAAGGCATTGCCGTATGCTccttatgaccattgattagtGGTTAGTTTGGCGACACACTGCACTATCTTGGTATGATTGTTTTTGAAGCCTGGTCCGGTGGTGTGCGGTGTGAGCTGAAACCCGAGTGGCTTTGGCCCCTAGTTAGGCATAGCTTGCTCGCTGATGTTGCTACGAGTGATATGCTGTCTCTCAGAACGCAAGCTGCCGAAAACTGCAATTATAAAGAACTCACCAGCAGCATTTTGAATGAAACGGCATTATGAACGATTaacatgtacacaatatttAAGTGATGTTTCATACGGGTCATTcagattatattaatattttaatcggGTGTGGTGGGTgggtaaataatattttttcggTATTTTTCCCACGTGTTACTCCTTCGAAGGTTAGCGAGAAAAGAACGTGCTGGGCTAGTCACGTGGTCAAGTAATCGGATGACCGGAGCGTTCCGCATGTTGATTTCCGGGCAACCACGTGTGTTTACCCGTATCTACGAAGTATTTCCGAGAAATCGTAgataaaaacagaaaacaatttattccgtcttaataaatgaaattatttccatgtgtaaataatttttattattaaatagatttgaataaatcagacaaaccatacaataacttattgtttattatgtaaCAAAAACGAAACAACACCAGCAATGCGATTGTCCATAGCATggcaatatacatatatagtaaaGAGATTATCAGAGTGGCGTAAATGGTCATGTGGCTTGTGACGTAAAATCCCGGCACCAGTTGAACAAGTTATGCGTATCGAAAGTGAAAATTTTTCGCCGTGCATACACGTACAGTAAAACAAACAGACGTCCCTGACTTGACACATGTTTTGAATGGGCAGAAAAACACCACGCGGTTTTCTGCCACATGCAAGTCTGGGGACTGACACGGAAACTAGCTTGACACATGACTGGCCAGTGAACCAGAGCACTGGCACCTGCATGCAAGCGTACATTTATACACATGACACAACAAGCTTGACACATGTCTGGTCGGTGAACCAAAGCACCGGCACCTGCATGCAAGCGTGCATTTATACACATGACACAACAAGCTTGACACATGTCTGGTCGGTGAATCAAAGCACCGGCACCTGCATGCAAGCGTACTTACACATAGACACGTTTAACACATTTACAGCACGGCGTTACCTAactaatgcaaataaataagaacTAATTGGAATGCAGTCCCAGCACCACGAGTAAGACAACTGAGCCGAAGTTCCTTTACCCGCAGTTTGGGAGAGCAGACCTTGTATAATAAGTATTGGTTAGAAATCTGGCTAAATTCAGTTTAAAAGATTTGTTATTCGCCTGCCGCCAGAATTTTACGCCACAAtaaattttctaaatttatcCACCAAAtttctgaatatatatatatatatcttttaaaccGCGAGATTATGTTAATGTAATTGCGCTTTACGGAGCGTTATTCTATGTGCTTAAGCAGAACATCTCTTAGTGCGTCGATATACATAGCATTACCCACTGCCGACAGGTGAACGCCGTCGGCCGCGAAGAAACCAGGAGTATCTAAACCTATATCTATGGATAGCGAGTCGTGTGCGCCTGTCGACCTTACCCAACTGCGCCCGTGGCGATTAACGCGGATtctctttttattgatttgtgATGACGTTAACTGGCGTGGGTTTCGCCATTGAAATCTATTTAGTATATCTACCCAGACTATAACGGCGCTGGAAAATGCGGATCTAAGGTAGCGTATTTCGCGAGTAATtgagttaaatattttcgtTAGCGGAAACACAGTTAAATCGTTGCCGCCTAGGTgcaaaactattattttggGTGGCTCGCACAAAAGGACATTGGATTCTACGGACCTGCGGAAACGTTCCCATCCGATGCCCCCGACGCCCAGCCAGGCGATGGTCCGCGGCAACCGCAGGTTCGGCGAGCCCCTCTCCTGTGCGTACCGTCCCGCGCGCCTGGGTAGCGAGTCGCCCAAAACCCAGATATCTATATTACAGAATTAGACATACCGTGTTACgagtgaaataattatttaatgtagGGTTGcgttgtatttgtatttcagtGCGGGTTTTGTATATTCTATTcgttaataaatgttatttaattgtacGAATGTAATGCGTGAGGCCCAGATATCGCCCCTTCTAGCTTACACACGGATATATTTCTTGTATGCTTGGGACGACCAAcgaccaagtttcataatgtCTGTCTTTTGTACGCCGCGTATGGCTAGGTCGGTCGCACGGCCGATACGGAAGCTGTGAGTCTTAAAGTTTTGGGTACTGTGGCCGGCTCTCGTTAGACATTTGTTTAAGACAGCGGTTACCTGTTGTCTAGTGACCGGAAGTCCGTTGCTGTGACTAAAGGCTGATGTTCCCGCAGGTTTAAGTGACAGGTACTCTAACATAGCTAATACTGGACATGGGTGTGTTTTTTCCCGGGGGAGTTTCAACGTGATCGGTGGACCGTGCTGACTGGTTTTATGTATTCGTAAGGTCACCGACATGAATTGCTCGTTGGTTGTGATGGCTACGTCTTTTCGCTTAATTTGATTAGACGAACCGCTAAGTGTGGTCGCTACCAGTTCGCTGATGCGGAAGAGGCCGAAATAGGCCATTGAGAATATTGCCTTAAAAACCTTAGCTTCGAATTCGTTATAACACACACTAGGCAATGCTGCGATGATTTCGgtcaatattgattttgtgatgGGGCGTCTCGCATCCCGCGAATGTCCTTTAGCTCTCACACAACCTTCGAGTAACCCATTGACCACAAACATAGAGTGTATGTCCTGAAAGccgtttattttgtgtat contains:
- the LOC128244072 gene encoding uncharacterized protein LOC128244072, with amino-acid sequence MLIHYLDDFLGGDKDTTAANALLQLFIELMQELKVPLAHEKTEGPTEVLVFLVFHDQFWLTNDGAELYTDSAGGNGLGFGIYFRGHWACARWPESWEKEDRAFPKASTGSGRGTPSRPAPSLGNLQKRADTLLRCSLADNTRRTYTTALNAFQAFLAKYNLKQNMPIPAPYLVWFIAYCFENNCAANTIKTYVAGLNYIHKINGFQDIHSMFVVNGLLEGCVRAKGHSRDARRPITKSILTEIIAALPSVCYNEFEAKVFKAIFSMAYFGLFRISELVATTLSGSSNQIKRKDVAITTNEQFMSVTLRIHKTSQHGPPITLKLPREKTHPCPVLAMLEYLSLKPAGTSAFSHSNGLPVTRQQVTAVLNKCLTRAGHSTQNFKTHSFRIGRATDLAIRGVQKTDIMKLGRWSSQAYKKYIRV